A region of the Lycium barbarum isolate Lr01 chromosome 1, ASM1917538v2, whole genome shotgun sequence genome:
ACCTTTACTCCAAAGTCAGTAGTGTGCTCTGCATTGAACTATGACTGCTTAGGGAAAATAAAGTATCACTGCTTACACGTAATAATCAAGGTGTTGACATGAGCTTTAACAGCCAACACATTACGGCCTTGTGCTATCCTGATTTTCATGAGTGCTTTCGAGAACGAGCCTAATTCTCATAGGAAGCGGTCTACCTCCACACTCATATAGGTGAAATTTTGTCAAGGGTGCTCCTGTGACTTTAACACCCCACTCATACGAgctacaaattttcattaaaattTTATAGACTCAACCTCCGCAAATCATTACAGGAAAATGCACTCACACCATAGGGagggaataaataaaatagtgcatttttctcAACAAGTCATCATACGATTCGTTTTTCCCATTCAACCTGGTTCTAGGATCTCTAGTCCCCAGATTGAGTTTTCTCATATATGACTCATTAATTTATGGGCTTCAATCCCATCCCCTCCATATGCTCCAGACTTTTTCTCTTGCTAAGGCCTTAGTCAGTGAGTAGATAATGGAGAATTATGACTTATGACTTAGAGCTTACATAAATTACAAGACTAAAGATGATGAATGTTTGTGGAGTAAAAGGGTCGGAGGTTATAAGAATTTAAGGACAACTTGAGGCCACATTCTGCCAATCAAAACCGTAAGAAATGAAAGCCACCTTTGTCATTTTTTAGGCCACCAACTTGTAGTAGTAATAAAACATAATAAGACActttaataataatatttttgcaATATTAAAATGCTCTTTAACCCAACAATTTTCATTGTATGAATAGAgggttttatatatataaaaatgctaagtattttaaaaaaaaataagtttcttaaaaatgagaaaaataatttttcctaaTGGAAGTAGAGAAAACAATATTCATAAGTGACATTTCATTCCTCCATATCATCTAACACATCCAATCCCAACCCGACCCCTCATAGCCCCCACCTCTACACTCCTACGTCCTCCCCCACCTCCGCAGTGTTTCTCTTGATTTTGTATAAATACTTTTGAGACAATAGTTTTTGTTTACTTCACAAATTCCTAAAAATAAGTTCTTTCGTATCGAACACACCCTTAACCTTTGTAAATAGAAATATCGTTAAAACTAATTcttgtattttatttttgttgGTGAATATACCGATAAATTACAATAAATTAcagttgaaaaataaaatgaaaaatgaagaacaAAGTAAATAAATATTCTTCAGGCTGAGaagcggatatctcgctctctttaggGAGATTCAACCCCACTGCGACATAATCTTCACCAACCCCACTACGGCATAATCTTCACCGGTCCAGCAATATAACTCTGACTTGttccctccaggatacaacaaccCTTCAACGTTGTGTGACTCAAACATTTCCGGACTAGTTGAAGAGTCCAAAACTCCACCATAAAAACACTTTCCTTCACCATAAAAAATACTCTCTTTTATCTTCACTTTTTCAAGAACTCTCCAATATTTTTCATCTATCACAAGGTTAggatgactaactatttatagTTAACAAAATCATCCTTGAATTGAATAGGATAAGAGTGGGGTAGTAATGTGAGTATAATGGGAGAATACAATTATGACTTAGAGGTTACATAAGTTACAAGACTAAAGATGATGAATGTGAGTGAGTAAAAGGGTCGAAGGTTACAAGAATTTAAGGACAACTTGAGGCCACAAGGGTCGGAGGTTACAAGAATTTAAGTACAACTTGAGGCCACATTCTGCCAACCAAAACTATAAGAAATGAAAGCCACTTCTGCCATTTTTTTAGGCTACCAACTTGTAGCAGTAATAAAACATAATAAGGCACTTTAATAATAATTTTTGCAATATTAAAATGCTCTTTAACCCAACAATTTTCATTGTATGAATAGAGggttatatattattattattattattattttaaatatgaaGGGTTATTTATAATTGAGTCGTATTACGTTGAGATGTAATGTAAATTTAACTAAAAATAAGTAAGAGGGACAGAAATAGGAATAGCGCAAAGTGGAGCCAGCGAAGGAAAATTCAAGTGGGAAGCGGTCGCACCCATATAGATTTTCCTGCCATCTTATCTTTAAAAAGTTTTATCTCCTCTGTCATCTACTCCTATTTTCCCTTAGAACAAAACCCAGTTTATCAAGTGTCTTTCAAATGCAACACAATTTCTGATAATCCCCTTGGATATCCATCATGTCTTGTATTTACAGCTCACTCTGCGCAACCTCAATTTCCTCTAAATCTCCATTTCCTTTTCGCTCTAATTTCAAGCCCAAAATCTGTTGTTCTGTTGGAGGTATAGTTACACGCGCTTTCACTTTCTAATGCAACTTGTTTCACTTGTGATTTCCTAATTTTGACTTGCTAATTGCTCCTCTGATTTCACCAGATTCAACGCGTTTTTCAATATTTTCTTTATGTATTGTCCAGTAATTTCTCTGAATGTTTTCTATTATTTTAAGCTTATTATTAAGTTATACCTTGGTTGGGCTTTTGGCTAAGTTAGGGCTTATGATGGAGGGCATTGCTGGCTTCAAACTTGGTTATGATCAATTCACTGAAGCTGGAAAAAACCTATTTGTTCTTTAGGCAAATTAACATAGGTTTGTTTGTCTTGTTTTGACttgacacagagtttaagaaattaaaaaaagacttttgaatcatAAATATGTAGAATataccaaaatgccctttaatcttaCGGTCTTAAACATGCCCTGTGGAAAGTTGGAaataaagagttgccaaaaaatgaaagagacattctttttgaaatgtactaaaaaagaaagtaagacaaacaaattgaaacgaagggagtaTTAGTTACCTAGAAATTTCTCACTACATTATTTTTTACTTGGCATTTATTCCTCCTATCTTCCCTTCTTTTTGTCGTCTTTCAAAACATATCACTTTAGTTTCCTGCTTTTTTCTGTTAAGCAGAAAATTTGACAACTAAGAAATTTTTTGAAGTAGCCTAAGATGGTTTGTCCCAGTCTTATGTTTACTTCTAAATGCGTCTGTTCATAGATGTGATGCAATGATAATTTTGTAAGGGCTAGCAAGATACTGGGTAAAGCTAAATAGCTCGCGCATAGTTGTCTCAAAGACATATAATCTCTCCCAAGGAGTTTGGTCTCAGCTAAGAACAGAAAACAATGGAAACAAATGATTCGTATAGGCAATACCAATTAGATGGAATTAAGACTTAGTTGTGATGTTACAGTTAAAATAAGTTCAGTGTTTGTCAGAGATTATTTTTAGTGCAGGGATAATTGAGAGATTGGAGATGAAGAATCTCTGATTTGCCATAAAAGGCAAACTATTTAGCACTGGAATGAACGTGCCCGAATTGAGCAAATGGAAACTGAGGATTCTTACTGCCTATTATTATTTGTTGTCTTTGCATCTTTTCTTGACCCGAGGGTCTATCACAAACAGCCTCCAGGTAGGGGTAAAGTCTGcgcacactctaccctccccaggcccccacctggtgggattatactgggtatgttgttgttattgttggaaACTGAGGATTCTAATAGCAAAGGCCCTTATAATTTGGGATTGTGTAGTtgaggaattttttttttgaattccaGTTAAACAACGAAACCTAAGACTAGTCTTATGCAACCAAGGAAAAATAATCACATGTGGAGCAAACAATGGCATAAATGAAGCTACTACAAAAAAGTTAAAAAGAAGATCTCAAAGTTTATGCctttaatataaataaataataaacaaAGTATAATTCCACAAAAGAAAAAATCTAATCTGGTACTTGTTCTCTACTAAATTCAAGGATATAGGGGTTTTTCATTTAAATTTAAGTGCCATTATGTGGTGGTCTAtacaatactccctccgttttttTAATCTACTTGATAAAAGAAATCTTCCCTCCGTTTCATTTTATGTGTATTACTTTCATTTTTACTGTTAAAAAACGAATGCTTTCCATATTTAATAACTTTTGATTTCCAATATTCCCATTTTACCCACAATGACACTCCCTTATAGGAATGACTTGCCATGTTTAAGACCATACCATCCAAATGATATTTTACCTTATACACGTCTTTACTAAGAAAAACAGATTCAAAAATCTTCTTTACATTCATTACTgttgtgcctagtcaaactaagacacataaaagaaatggagggagtaatattttaaaTAGCATGAACTTTCTAATATTCTTAATAAAACCATAAGTTTATAGTATTTCAAACAACTCGAAATAATGGTAAGTTTGATTGGCAAacgaagttgaagaatgaaaaatatGATGGTGGAAAGAAGAAAAGGAGATAACAAGAAAATAGGAAATATATAGAGATATTGATTCGAAAGAGAAGGGTGATTTAATTAAAATAATAAGGAGAAAATGGGCCCAAAGAGCTTATGTTAGATATAACGACCATGGGACTATCACAAAGTGAGAGTTAATGGGAAAATGCTAAGAAAATTAGTTTGAAGGGAAAATGTCTAGGTAACCAATAGTTTAAGGGACTAAAGTGCATTATAGCCTATTCTCTTTGGTTGATAGACATAAAGAAGTATTGCGTACACATCTAAAGCTTCTTGTTCCATATTTTTGTCAACTCAACGAGAATTGAGCATAAATCTTCATCACCCAATATTTTGGGTACTCTTTTCTATAACAAGCTAAATGAATGAGCAAATATCCTGTTCTCGGACATTAAGCTATTGAAGATAAACCTACATATTCTTTAGATTGTCCTTGCTGCTGATACTGTGGCTAGTGTCTTTTGTGTACTTGTGTTATTCTAGCGTGAGTTAGGTTTATTGTGCTTATCTGTCATGATTTGAAGCCTTCTTGATTTTCCCATTTTGTCAAATAGATTTCTATTCTATTTTCTACATGGTCATGTGAGTGATGCTCCTTTTAATTTCACAGGAACTGTTGCTGAACCAAAAGCTATAAATGCAACCGAACCTTTGTTGCTTGATGCTGTTCGGGGTAAAGAAGTAGAAAGGCCTCCTGTTTGGCTTATGAGACAAGCAGGGAGGTACATGAAGGCAGGTTTATAGTTCAATTTAACTTTGAGTATATCCTGAACTTCTGATCTGAAATAATTTTAACTGCATTCTGTGTTACAAATTTGACTTACTCATGTTATTGGGTCTGCATGATATGATGTGTTTTGTTAAAGAGAATACTTCGCGTAAATGGCTATGAATAGGCAACTCAAACATTGTCTTAGGGATAAGACATTAATTCTCTTACACCTACTAATTGATGTACCTGAGATGCATTTCCATTACTGAGCAGCTGCTTGCACGAGGATGGAATGACTAATTCTTTCTACTTTGTTTGAAAGTATGAGAAAAAAGGTCGGTGAAAAGAAGAGTTTGGAACTTGTAAATCCTATTTGTTGGATGTTTCAACGCACTTCAAGTAGGAATAGATGGCTTTTCAGGGATCGTAAAGCTTGAGAAATTTCGATGCTCAAGTTCTGCTGCGTTGGTTTTTTGATTCTATGAAGAATTTTATGGCTTTGATTAGGTGGATTTATTTTGACTCGTGTTTGATTTTTCAGATCTTTGTATTTTGCATCTTATTATTCAGCATTTCTTTTGTGTAGAGTTATCAAATCTTATGTGAGAAACACCCATCCTTTCGTGAGAGATCAGAAAATGTAGATCTTGTGGTAGAGATTTCTCTACAGCCATGGAAAGTATTCCAGCCTGATGGGGTAAGAAACATTGCAGTCCTATCTTAGCATGTGTCTGTATATTGTTCGGTATTTCATTATTTTTACTTTTGAAGCAGAATCCCCATCTTTTGATGTTTTTATTCACAAGCTAGCGTTCTTGGCTCTACTGTTGATTATTGGTTTGCTTCTAATGTTTTTTCTCATGTTGGCAGGTCATTTTGTTTTCAGATATTCTTACTCCTCTCTCTGGAATGAACATCCCTTTTGACATTATAAAGGGGAAGGGTCCTATCATATTTGATCCACCAACAACACTTACTGATGTTGAGAAAGTTAGAGAATTCATTCCTGCAGAATCAGTTCCATATGTTGGAGAAGCATTAACAATTTTACGGAAAGAGGTCTGGTTTTCGTGTCTATTTTGTTACTCTGGAGGTTATTTGTTAAGAAACAGTTCCCCTCTCTTTTATGTAAACGAACTTAAACTGTACCATACCCATGTTTTGtttatattttatgatattatagaCACCTGCACTGCACATACAAACTGTGATTAGTTTAGAGTCTCCTGATGGAAAGATTCAACATTTCTGCTAGCTCCTTCTGTTATGAAATCCTTGCAAAAGTTTATTTCATCCATTAATGCACTTGATATGGAGTTTAAGATGTAGTGAATTATATATTGACTAGCGATagtattgataaaaaaaaatagtacttGTTTAGTGTAAGCGGAATAAAGTATCAAGAATTGATTGAAAAATTAATTTGATAGAGAACACATTATATCAGATttattgaattcttaaaagttgtgaaagttgtatataattgaatagTGTCGACCCTTCTGGGACACCCTGAACTGGAAAAATGCCATAAAATTGTAATGGAGTAAAAAACAACTTCAGGGCTGTGCTTAAATTCAACAATGCTAACACTGTTATTGCTGTTACTAACTTACTATCACCCGTTGTGCTATCATGTTAATTGTTTTGGAATTTATCTTTGCTATGGCAGGTCAATAATCAAGCAGCAGTTCTGGGTTTCGTTGGGGCACCATTTACCTTGGCATCATATGTGGTTGAAGGTGGTTCCTCTAAGAACTTCACAAAAATTAAGAGATTAGCTTTTGCGGAGCCCAAGGTAATTTACTGATGTTGCTCTATGCTACTAAGCCCTAGGGTGACAATCATAGTTCGTTAATTAATTGGATCATATTATGTTTCCAAAGCTGATCTTTTGGTTGAATCTTATTCTCCCTTGTCCTTCTATATTAGGAAAGACCAAGAAATGTTGATGGATATTTCACATTCAGTTAGATTTAGATTTAGGGCGCGATTTAAGTCAACCAACCATCTATTGTTTGGAGTTTAATCTCAAAAGCAGTTTCAATTTTGGATTGGGGTAGATCCTGATCCTATTTGCTGTTATGTTTTTTTTGGTTGAGGAATAGGGAGGGGGTAGATATTTGGAGGCTTTCACTGCTGATTTGATAACTGATGTACTCAATCGGTCGCAGGAGCGTATTTCCTTctgcttttttctttttcttcttttctttttaattgcgAAAGGTAGGGTGAGGGGTTGTTCCATTACCACCCAAAATAAATCGCCTGAGGTCGGTTTCTAAAGAGGGGTAATGTATTCTTGTGTTCTTTCCCATTCTGTAGTTTCCACCTCGCATTTCTATGGGTTGGCAAGCTGCCACTCAGCTTCTTAAAGTTTGAGAAAAGTGGCAATTCATTGCTTATTTTGCCAAAGGACAGTCAATGTACCCTGTCGCCCCTGCAAACTCACCAGGTGAAGAATGCAGACCCCATTCATCGAGCTTGTAAACAAGTAAATGCATTAGGAAATTCACCAGAAGGAAATAAGAATAAACAAAGAAAATTACAAGACACTTTCTTGTGTCAACCATTCTCTTGTCAGAAAGCACTAAATATGGAGGTTATATTCTACTTGAACCCAAACTAAAAAATAATAGAAGGCGTGGAGCACATTCTATCTTTGGGCAAATAAGTTTTTATTCCTAGAATGTTAACTGAATTTGATAAGTGATGGAAATGAGGAGCAGCAGGGGGAAGTCACAAATCTATGTAAGCTCTATGGTGAAGGGATAATTTCCATGCTTGGGCTTTAGGTTTGTTCTTGTATGCAACTGCGAGAAGTGGAAATTTTTGGTAAAGCTAAGCTCAGGGCTCTTTTATTTCTCTAGTTGCTCGTTGTCTGTTTTAGATGGTGAAAGTTGAAGATTTTAGTTGCTTCATTTCTTTTAAATTCTGCTGAAAGCCAACGACAGCAGTACATGTAGATTTTTTTTTGCAATAATGGGCTGCAATATTTAAACCTGAGGAGGGTGAATACCTTTTTTATGGATACCTAGCTGTTTGCCTGTTCTAGCAAATTAGCCTTTTTCTGTTGAGGATTTTCTTAACGTGTTAAAACAACCCTGCACATCCATCCTCCACACCACCCCGCCAAGGTAAAGAAAAAGAGACATGATATACATGTTCAGTACGCACACAGTATCTCTCCATTCATGAGGTTATATCAATGAAAACATGGATTATACTAATTATTCCAGGAACAAGATAAACTACCTGTATCAATTCAGTTTTTAAACATTTTGTCACTAGCTTATGATCTGccaatttatgttttaatgttttcAACTTTGTTGCTACACAGATCCTTCATTCACTGCTTCAAAAATTTGCAACCTCAATGACTAAATATATCCGTTACCAAGCTGACAATGGAGCTCAAGCAGTTCAGATCTTTGATTCATGGGCCACAGAGCTAAGCCCAGTCGATTTTGAGGAGTTCAGTCTGCCATACTTAAAGCAAATAGTTGATGCAGTGAAACTAACCCATCCTGATCTCCCCTTGATTCTTTATGCAAGTGGATCAGGTGGCTTGCTGGAGAGACTACTCTTGACAGGAGTAGATGTAGTCAGTTTGGACTGGACAGTTGATATGGCTGATGGTAGGAGACGACTGGGTCCTAATGTGGCTATACAAGGTAATGTGGATCCTGGAGTGCTTTTTGGCTCCAAGGAATTTATTACCAACCGGATAAACGATACAGTGAAGAAAGCTGGTAAAGGGAAACATATTTTGAACCTTGGACATGGCATTAAAGTTGGTACACCTGAGGAAAATGTTGCTCATTTCTTTGAGGTTGCCAAAGGTCTTAGGTATTAGAAACTGATTAAATAATTATCAATGTTAACCTGTTCCTTATTTTCCACGAGGTCTATCATTCTTCTgctcatttttttcttttgtatcTAGTGCATCCTATGAACGGGGAAACAAATATATCCAGAGCATTTTTGTTGGAATGTGCTTTTTAAATCTATTTGAAACTGAAGATGAAGCTAGGTTTTCTCATTGTGTTTCAGAGGGTAGATATTGACTGAAAGTTGTCTAGTTCAACTTTGATAAAGCTTGAAAGTTGAACTCACCGAACTTTTTGTTTGTTGGTTGCGGCTgcattttctctttttttcttctctccGTCTCTCTGGTTTGCTTGGCCCCTGTTGCATGCATGCATTTGGGACTGGTAAGCACGAGTCCTGACATGAAAAATGTATTGGTGTATTGTTCATTATATTTTTTATTAAGTACGGAGTTATCAGATGTTTCTAGTGGGCTAACCTATAGGATTTTGATTTTGCAGTAGTAAAGCTTGTTAAGATGGAATAGACAAAGGAGAGTGAGTGTATAACGAGGTGTGAACAGATATACAGAAAATGGCCTCTTTTTAGCCAGCTTCTACGATCACTATCTTACCAATATACAACATGTAACTTAGTAAAAGCTTTTATTTAATCCCGTTATATTACCAGTCCTCATTTCTTCCCTTCACAGCGATACCATCTAAGGTGCCTTTGAATTCATGACTTGGGTTGTTGATTTAGATGGAATTTTCCTTGATGAGCTATGGTCTGCTTCAGGCTTTGATGGCtataggaaaaaagaaaagaaatttctGCTGCCTCTGCCTTTTAGGCATTTTTGCTCTTTACCTTTCTCCTGTCTCTCTAGTCCAACGAACAAATAAGTTACATATTAAATGAGAGTAGTTGAGTGAATTGTTTATCGAAAGTCAGCTGTAAGCTGATGTGAGTTCCTCTCTGACTGGGAATTTTGGATCAATGGAAGAAAATCACCGACTTTGTTGGAAGCTTCTTGGTTGTCACTCACGTAGGTTAAGTCAGGCTGGCAATGACATATTGCATGGCATTTGAGTCACGGGCTTTAATTTGCTGCAACTTTTCTTTGGAGGTGGATTTATGTCGTTAGAAGTGGGTTTAATTGGATATCTTTTTACTATATCGTAGATATATCTGTGAAATATGTTGAGTAGTAGTGTAAATATTATGAACCGTATTTTTAAAGAATCCGTAATCTTAAACTCATTAAGTTAGAAATTCTGAATTTGCCTTTATTTACCTCCATGCTTATACTGCTCCTACGCACTTTAGTTGAACTCCTAAGAGAAACCTTGAGCAAAAGAAATTGCTTTCGAGCACATAAATGCCGTAATCTTAAACTCATTAAGTTAAAATTCTGGATCGGCCTTTATTAAAGACATTATATTATACTAATCCATAGTTGACACTTGACACAATCACGGTGAAAATGGCTCCCTATCCATAGAAATTTAGGTGCCGAGTGCCTCTACCTCATTAATGGATCTATCTGTCGATGGCTGTAAAGTTCAAAAGAGTGACATCAGTTAGGTGAATCTACGGACCTTCCGTACGTGAAAGTACAAACTCAAATGGAGTATTTGTTTAAACTTTAACGTAACAGTTTATACAATTCGCTGTTAGTCGAAAGATAAGTTTAGGGTCCATATCAAAATGCATATTTAGGAAATCTTCCAGAAAATACTTTATCATTCTCATAACTTGAGGCGTATCAGTGACACTATCCTTGAAGATGTTCCACCAGTAAAGATATATCTCTCAAGATTCAATAAGCTCTTCTAATATAAACTAGGAGCAAAAACAATAAAGattaaaatataaaagaaaaatctGCACATCAATCAAATACGAgggtggcggagccaggattttcatccagggggttcaaaaattctaaaaggtaaatacacgaagaagtcagggggttcaacatctactatatatacataacaaaataattttaactttgaaaatacactgtaatttttcgccgagggggttcggatgaaccccttgGAGCCAATGTGGCTCCGCCCTGTCGAGGGAAAGAACTTTT
Encoded here:
- the LOC132638107 gene encoding uroporphyrinogen decarboxylase, chloroplastic — protein: MSCIYSSLCATSISSKSPFPFRSNFKPKICCSVGGTVAEPKAINATEPLLLDAVRGKEVERPPVWLMRQAGRYMKSYQILCEKHPSFRERSENVDLVVEISLQPWKVFQPDGVILFSDILTPLSGMNIPFDIIKGKGPIIFDPPTTLTDVEKVREFIPAESVPYVGEALTILRKEVNNQAAVLGFVGAPFTLASYVVEGGSSKNFTKIKRLAFAEPKILHSLLQKFATSMTKYIRYQADNGAQAVQIFDSWATELSPVDFEEFSLPYLKQIVDAVKLTHPDLPLILYASGSGGLLERLLLTGVDVVSLDWTVDMADGRRRLGPNVAIQGNVDPGVLFGSKEFITNRINDTVKKAGKGKHILNLGHGIKVGTPEENVAHFFEVAKGLRY